The stretch of DNA tatttattttatttcaggtaCACTGTTAAAAATTGAGGATTACTTTTTTGACTTTGATATTTGCTATTTTATTTACAATGTTTAAATTGACTTATACTATTTATGCCTATTTGACGCCACTTAAAATAacttataatatttttcataGGTCCCAGCGACTTagaaaatttttcataaaaataattcgAATTTCGCCTCTAATTATTTTTACTGTGTACTTTGTTCCCTTTTTATTGTTGATTATCCCGAATGGCATAACAACCGACATTCCTGTCTTTATCCCGAGTCTCCAGCTCAACTCCTTCCCACTTTAAGCATTTTTGACAAGTGACATTTCCCCtatttattaatttgaattttgttCATATTATGTCTATTGTTAGTAACTAACATAGTTTACCTTTCAGATTCTTAatttaagaataattaatataattatcttTCAGATTTCCGGATCAGGAGATAATTATAACTTTCTTTCAGATTCTTAGTATAAGTTACAACATATCTTTTCTGACTGTCctaattactttatttattgcttaataaacattatttattgtgtttcttcttttaaaaagGCAATTTAATCCTAGCTAAGTGTCCATAGCCCGTGTCTATGGCCACTGACCGAGAGCCCTACTCACTTAGGTCATACACAGCAATGGATAGAGCGGTTAACGAGCCTTCTCTCTCTCTAGAAGGAGATGAGAGTTATCCAAGTTACCGACAGTTTACAGCTAATGTAATCAATTTTACTAAATGCGTTAAATGCAGCACTTTTTTACATTGATTCTTATGGATGATCGTGTAGCTTATACCCTAATTAAGAACTTCATTCTGTTTCAGATATTCCTAGTTGTCAGACGTCTCTTACCTTGGCATATCCTAATCGCTTACTAAAGATGGAGGAAGATTATAAAGACGTGCTTTTTGgtactaatgtaatgtaaataaacaatacttgtacatgtctttttttaatataaaggtTTCAGTgttgcttgtattttttttatttttatactttctgtattcgtttcttagtctctgtcttaatataaaggcttataacttgtatttttatactttatgtattcgtttattggtctctatcttaggtgtcgtatataacttgtattttatttattttctttgataGTACGCGCTTCGTAGGTCTTGTAATTGACAGATGAAAAGACTATATTCACGTAAAAGAAGAATAGACGCTATCTTCACgttgcgtaaaagaagaagaattgacgctatcttcacgttgcgtaaaagaagaagaattgacgtcacgtaaaagaagaagaattgacgctatcttcacgttgCCGTTAGGTTAGGTTTGGTTAGGTTAGGTGAAATCTGGGGAAATCTGGGTCAGGGGTCTGGGGAAATTTACCATATTCTCCATAAGGCGCGAGCGGTTTTTCCCCAGAATCTGGGAAAAAAAGTGCCCTGTAGTGGGGTCCTATCTACTCCGCGATGCTACGTCttttctgtccttttttatggtgttgaatcgtggaccttgaacgtaGATTATGttcagaaaactggaagcatttgagatgtggctatatcggagaatgcttaagatgccgtggactgaccgaatcacaaatgaggaggtcctcagaagaatgaataagaatcaagaagtactgaccaccatcaaatctcgaaagttacagttcttcggacatattatgcgaaataaatccagatatgctctttTTCACGCCATactgcaaagaaaaatatttggaaaacgaggtccaggaagaagaagaacatcttggttaaagaacctcagaatctgtttcaacacaacatctgtgcagcttttccgcgatGCTGCAAATaggataaagattgccatgatgatcgccaacattcgtaacggatgggcacatcaagaagaagaatacctTTTTATATCAATGACCCATGTTAAATGTTTCTAAATCGTGTGATATAATATACCTACTAACTGCGCTAAACGGGTGCGCGTACGGTTCATACCACTCTGTGTAAGTCTTTCGCATCTCATgtacatttaatatatttttttataccaaTTATCGACGCTGGTTAATAATAACCTCCATTGCTTAGCGGTGTGCATGTTTAGCTGCGGTGTGGCTGGTCGCGAGTTCGAGTCCTACACAcgatagaattttttatttaataataaataataatttaataattttaaaaatgattaaacATAATTAATCGGGCTGTGATCCAATGACGTCACCCCACCAAGGTCACGTGGGCTATCAAGAGGCGCGAGGGGCTGCGTCGAAAGTGcggggtcaaaggtcaaagtggagTGAAGGGCATCGCTTTCTACTAAAATATACGAAAAGTAAATAtggtaaaataaaagaaaatatagtaaaatatggTAAAATCCAGTAAAATTTGGAAAGTTTCGAACTTGGATTTGGggttcgaatcggtttgtaaatgtccctttgtccgcttcttgtcgatcgacgatgataggtataataaaagttgaagttgtggagtaaaagtgttgatttattgacagctactggtaattacacaatatgatgttcgttaggtaactacttatgattgactgtactcaaatgaactcaaatccccaatttataatctcacaaatatttcatacctaagcacagaggttaatgcttcctatcataccataccaacaaactttgcttacactacaatttaagctacgccttaattgcgacacttaggaagttcaattagaaaatatattattcggcaatatatttagttgtaggtaaatgaactaattattaaaatattatacgatatggttttacaatgtcacttatacacggtgaaactataatagattaagaagttaagaataatgtgagattacaaattaaggggttaatttgtgattgaacatattggccactatataaaaaacaaacagacgaccaatagaaatatttaaaacatataaaatataaaataataatataacaataatcataacactaattcacttagtttttgaattattatctCACCCGAGCAGTGCTACCTATAATTTGATTATTTCGAATTTATGTTTCAGCTAAACTATCTAATTCAAATCTAAGCTCATTAAGTGAAACTGATCTAGGAGGGGCTTTCTTTAAAGTACTACTTAAATTTGGTTGTGATAAAGTATGTCTTCGAGGCGCTGGATGAGGTTGGATGCAAGAACCTTGATACCTTTGTTTTCTGGCTCTCTTGGAGTTTCGATATGGTATATCTGACCACCTTCCTTTATTTTCATATGTCACTTAAAATTAGTGTAAGCTATTGTAATCTACTGCAGGTAGATTCCTTGGGACCAACAACGAGCGCACAACACTACCTCTTCTTTTTCTAGGTTTGTGTCTCTTTGAAATTTCTTCTCTAATTGCAGCAGTCTCGCATATGCTTGCTGTTCTGAGTCCCCCTAATATGCTTCTATTAGAATTGACGGATATTTTAACTTCAAATCTTCCTTCATTATCCCTTTTTACTGTTCTTTTCTAATATCCTTCACACTCTTTTTCTTCTACTAAAAGAGTATTGCTTTGATATACTTCTTTTAATTcccagtatttttttatttcttcatcgaTCTGTCGTCTAGATATCATGCTGAGTACTTGTATATTAGGAATATTCTCTTGCTGTGCTATCCCTGACATTATCCAACCAAATTTTGTATTTTGGGCGAGCAAACCATTCTTTGTTTGATCTACTCCGTCCAGTAATATCAAACTATATTCTTTGGCTCCTAATAGAATATCTATTAAACCTGTTTCATTAAAATTTGGATCCGCCAGGACTAAGTTCCTATGGTTCCTTTCTTTCATCTGTATCTCCTTCTTCGGTAGATTTCTTGTTATTTTTCGTAGTACAAGTGCTTCGATCTTCATTTGAAATTCATTTTCGAAATGTGCCTGTAAGTTTAATGTTATGCTCCATTTCGACGTTCTTTGGTCTTCATTGCCAATTCCAGATATCTGAGCATGGACAgcctttctttttattccgaGACTTGTAACGGCCTGCTCCGTAATGAATGATGACTGCGAGCCTTGGTCAATCAATGCTCTCATTAATTGTGAGCTTCCTTTTGAGTCTCTTACTCGTACTAATGGCGTTACAAGTAGCACTTATTCATTCTGATGACTTAAACAGCTCACGGTATTCTCTTCTCCTTGACGATCCGTCGTAAGTGTTGTCACCTCTGGTCCCACTAGAATTgggtctattttgtggccttctgttttcagaagTTCTTCTGTTGTCATACTGACCTGACCCACTAGAATTtgatctattttgtggccttctgttttcagaattcCATCTGTTATCATACTGACCTGACCCACTAGAATTtggtctattttgtggcctttTGTTTTCAGAATTCCTTCTGTTATCATACTGACCTTCTGACAAGTGTAGTAATGAATGGTGCTGTCCACCACATTCTGCACATCTATGATAGGAATAACATGGTACTTCCCTTTTGTGTAGTAAGCATCTACCGCACCATTGCTTTTCCTTTACGATTTTGTTTCTTTCACGTACTTGTTGACGTGGAAACGTTGTACATTTCAACAGTTTATGTTCTTCATGACACACCACACAGGTTATCTTCTTCTTAACCTGTTGTCTATGATctgttcctttcctttctttttccAACATCTCAAATGTCTGGAATCTTCTTTGTAGGAATTCCTGTGTTGACTTATATGTCGGAATGTTCCTACTGTCTTGAATTGACGTTTCATATAATCTCCTGGTTTCTGTGTCCCACTTTAACATACTTATGCTTGCTATAAGAAGGCTCCAGGACTCTGTCATTATACCTAGTCCACTAATGGCTTCTAAGCATTCGTGGAGAGTATCATGTAATGTTTTCAGCGCCTTTGCTGACGTTTCTTTTAACTCCGCAGCCTGAAGTATCTTGTCTATTAATATAAATAGATTCATCCTTGGATTATCGTACCGATCTTGTAACATTTTCCAGGCAACACTGTAGTTTGCTTCTGTTGtatttaaatgttgtattattctACTTGCTTCTCCTCGGAGGCTTGTCTTCAGATACTGCATTTTTTCCACATTTGATAGTTGGTTATTCTCATGTATCAAACGTTTAAAAATATCATAGAATGTTACCCAGGATTCATACCTTCCCTCAAAACAGGGTAACTTCACTTGGGGTAATATTATTTGGTCTTTCTTGCATCCTTCCGCCTAtaatctcttattttcttttatgatcGACCGCACCCTTCTTCTCATTGCATAAAATCTTTCTATTTCACCTTCTTCTAGTGTATCCTGTTCATTGTCCACAGTTATTTCCATTATTAaagcatctattttttgtacctcTTCTTTTAAATCTTCTTGTATATCTTCATCGGTTTCGTCGTCTTCCAATAAATGATGAAGTTTTCCcatcctaatttctacttctctAATTTTTGTCGAAGACTTTtacgaat from Diabrotica undecimpunctata isolate CICGRU chromosome 4, icDiaUnde3, whole genome shotgun sequence encodes:
- the LOC140438816 gene encoding uncharacterized protein, whose amino-acid sequence is MRALIDQGSQSSFITEQAVTSLGIKRKAVHAQISGIGNEDQRTSKWSITLNLQAHFENEFQMKIEALVLRKITRNLPKKEIQMKERNHRNLVLADPNFNETGLIDILLGAKEYSLILLDGVDQTKNGLLAQNTKFGWIMSGIAQQENIPNIQVLSMISRRQIDEEIKKYWELKEVYQSNTLLVEEKECEGY